In a single window of the Acidobacteriota bacterium genome:
- a CDS encoding addiction module protein, giving the protein MPQRFRTVLEREQGSVGRGVCRSSADRPVRSVPHVGERNRYAEAMLAKSEIQREALNLSAQERIELVVELWDSLAPGEIPVPDWQRDLIRDRLAALEGVLPEERSVPWDAVRKRIFSDKT; this is encoded by the coding sequence GTGCCGCAGCGGTTCCGCACCGTGCTGGAGCGCGAGCAGGGTAGTGTCGGCCGCGGCGTGTGCCGATCCAGCGCCGACCGGCCGGTCCGATCTGTTCCGCACGTGGGCGAACGAAACCGATATGCTGAGGCGATGTTAGCCAAGTCAGAGATCCAGAGAGAGGCACTCAATCTCTCGGCACAGGAGCGCATCGAGCTCGTGGTCGAACTCTGGGACAGTCTGGCGCCGGGGGAGATTCCGGTCCCCGATTGGCAGCGGGACCTGATTCGTGACCGCCTGGCAGCCCTGGAGGGTGTGCTGCCGGAAGAGCGTTCGGTGCCCTGGGACGCGGTGCGCAAGCGGATCTTCTCCGACAAGACGTGA